A region from the Spirochaeta thermophila DSM 6192 genome encodes:
- the murJ gene encoding murein biosynthesis integral membrane protein MurJ, which yields MRTNESTSGTVRASIVLMICTTLSRLLGFVRVGVVAAVFGASGKADVLNAVFNIPNNLRKLMAEGALSSAFIPVLTQTHQQDPSGRISRRLMSTILGFQIIVLVPLIAAGIAGAKAIVPVLLDFPDPGKMALSISLFRWFLPYTFLVSISAVLMGTLNSHQRFFIPAVTPLLFSLSVIGCILLAGNRLDVYAMALGVLIGGMMQILFQIPSIVKRGYSLIPNLHFHDPPFREVLRLWGPIVASSSLLVIDQQVAILFASGLEDGSTSALTNAIVFWQLPFGIFSASINTAFFPRFAQDALDRKKTALRSSVEQGLLALGFFLLPASIAMGVLSHDIISAALQRGAFLSSHTEMTAQVLRAYLPGMFFVGSFNLLQRVSYSQGESVRPFMLVLLVVALDILLSLVLKETSLRVAGLALAHSLSFLTGSILLFLTTTRELEGFPSSQFTRELGKIVAALIPFGIVLLGIRGFLGDRWREGSSFSYFLLVALLIIGSAMLILLMYRLFRVDLSKRIPLRRNR from the coding sequence ATGAGAACGAATGAATCCACATCCGGAACAGTACGAGCGAGTATCGTGCTCATGATCTGCACCACCCTTTCCCGCCTTCTGGGATTCGTAAGGGTGGGGGTGGTGGCGGCGGTCTTCGGGGCATCAGGGAAGGCCGACGTCCTCAACGCAGTATTCAACATACCGAACAATCTCCGCAAACTGATGGCCGAAGGCGCCCTTTCCTCTGCATTCATTCCGGTACTCACACAGACCCACCAGCAGGATCCGAGCGGCAGGATATCCAGGAGACTCATGAGTACCATCCTGGGATTCCAGATCATCGTCCTCGTTCCTCTCATCGCAGCAGGTATCGCAGGAGCGAAGGCGATCGTACCTGTGTTGCTCGATTTCCCCGACCCCGGGAAGATGGCTCTCTCCATCAGTCTCTTCCGATGGTTCCTGCCGTACACATTCCTGGTGAGCATAAGCGCAGTTCTCATGGGCACGCTCAATTCACATCAGCGATTCTTCATACCCGCCGTGACTCCGCTGCTCTTCTCCCTCTCGGTGATTGGATGTATTCTCCTGGCGGGAAACAGGCTCGATGTATATGCCATGGCCTTGGGGGTCCTCATCGGGGGGATGATGCAGATCCTCTTTCAGATCCCTTCGATTGTGAAGAGAGGATACTCACTCATCCCCAACCTTCACTTCCACGATCCTCCTTTCAGGGAAGTGCTCAGGCTCTGGGGTCCCATAGTGGCCAGTTCCTCACTCCTCGTGATCGATCAGCAGGTGGCGATCCTCTTCGCCTCCGGGCTCGAGGACGGCAGCACCTCCGCGCTCACCAACGCCATCGTCTTCTGGCAGCTCCCGTTCGGGATCTTCTCGGCGTCGATCAACACCGCCTTCTTCCCCCGTTTCGCACAGGACGCCCTCGACAGAAAAAAAACAGCGTTGAGGTCGTCGGTTGAACAGGGACTCCTGGCCCTCGGTTTCTTTCTCTTGCCGGCCTCGATCGCCATGGGGGTTCTCTCCCACGACATCATATCGGCCGCGCTCCAGCGGGGGGCCTTCCTCTCCTCACACACCGAAATGACGGCCCAGGTCCTACGTGCATATCTTCCCGGCATGTTCTTCGTGGGATCGTTCAATCTCCTCCAGCGCGTTTCCTATTCGCAAGGAGAAAGCGTGAGGCCGTTCATGCTCGTCTTGCTGGTGGTCGCTCTTGACATCCTCCTTTCCCTCGTTCTCAAGGAGACGTCTCTTCGGGTGGCGGGACTCGCGCTGGCGCACTCACTCTCCTTCCTGACCGGGAGCATCCTCTTGTTTCTCACCACGACAAGAGAGCTCGAAGGGTTTCCCTCTTCCCAGTTTACGAGGGAACTCGGGAAGATCGTGGCCGCCCTCATACCATTCGGAATCGTCCTTTTGGGTATACGTGGCTTCCTCGGCGATCGCTGGAGGGAAGGGAGTTCCTTTTCCTATTTTCTCCTCGTGGCACTCTTGATCATAGGATCTGCGATGCTTATCCTCCTCATGTACCGCCTCTTCAGAGTCGATCTCTCGAAGAGAATCCCTCTGAGGAGAAACCGATGA
- the tgt gene encoding tRNA guanosine(34) transglycosylase Tgt — protein MHGIFSITHRDPSCLARTGRLLLPHGEVETPVFMPVGTNGSVKAVDFSVLDEMGIRLILSNTYHLFLRPGVDIIREAGGLHSFIGWQGNILTDSGGYQVFSLAPFRKIREEGIYFRSHIDGSYHTLTPEGVVDIQTAFGSDVMMPLDVCTPPGISKKEAEEALEITTAWARRSKERWESLREETGGLLFGIVQGNFFHDLRRRSVEEICALDLPGTAIGGLSVGESFPVFQEFLAFTAALLPPEVPHYLMGIGTPEYILEAVEQGIDMFDCVFPTRTARNASVFTRSGRISLRRERFTRDFSPLDPECSCYTCRRYTRAYLRHLFKTQEIMGPVLATIHNLHFLFTMVEEIRESIREGNFSRYKRAFLARYQEGTRADENE, from the coding sequence ATGCATGGGATTTTCTCCATCACGCACAGGGACCCTTCGTGTCTTGCCCGGACGGGACGTCTCCTTCTGCCTCATGGGGAAGTCGAGACCCCGGTGTTCATGCCGGTGGGGACCAACGGGTCGGTGAAGGCCGTGGACTTCTCCGTACTCGATGAAATGGGGATAAGGCTGATACTTTCCAACACCTATCACCTGTTCCTTCGGCCTGGTGTGGACATCATCAGGGAAGCGGGCGGACTTCATTCGTTCATCGGGTGGCAGGGGAACATACTCACGGATTCCGGTGGGTACCAGGTCTTCTCCCTCGCCCCGTTCAGGAAGATCCGGGAGGAAGGGATCTACTTCCGTTCACACATCGACGGTTCCTACCATACACTCACTCCGGAAGGGGTCGTGGATATCCAAACAGCCTTTGGAAGCGATGTGATGATGCCTCTCGATGTGTGTACCCCGCCGGGTATATCGAAGAAGGAGGCGGAGGAGGCCCTGGAGATCACGACTGCGTGGGCGAGGCGGAGCAAGGAACGATGGGAGTCCCTCCGAGAGGAAACCGGGGGGCTCCTCTTCGGGATAGTGCAGGGCAATTTCTTCCATGACCTGAGACGGAGAAGCGTGGAAGAGATCTGCGCCCTCGATCTTCCCGGCACTGCGATAGGAGGGCTTTCCGTGGGAGAATCCTTCCCGGTATTTCAGGAATTCCTCGCGTTCACGGCCGCCCTGCTCCCGCCCGAGGTGCCCCACTACCTCATGGGCATAGGAACCCCGGAGTACATCCTGGAGGCGGTGGAGCAGGGGATAGACATGTTCGATTGCGTATTCCCCACCAGGACCGCACGCAACGCCAGTGTGTTCACCAGGAGCGGGAGGATCTCCCTTCGAAGGGAACGATTCACCAGGGACTTCAGCCCCTTGGATCCTGAGTGTAGCTGTTACACCTGCCGACGGTATACCAGGGCATACCTGAGACACCTCTTCAAGACCCAGGAGATCATGGGACCGGTATTGGCTACTATCCACAACCTACATTTCCTGTTCACAATGGTGGAGGAAATTCGAGAGAGCATCAGAGAGGGGAACTTCTCCCGATACAAGAGAGCGTTCCTCGCCCGCTACCAGGAGGGAACGAGAGCAGATGAGAACGAATGA
- a CDS encoding LptF/LptG family permease, with protein MRVITRFALSWFLPLFLAALLSFVTILELIDLFTNLVAYIDADLTTFQILHLQLLYLPKCVTYSLPIATLFAVAFSLGSLHASNELIALFGAGISLYRFVLPFVVCGLLFSGAYFFIEELLAIPSLTQKQELMAILMGRTSPTQVVNVTLVGEENRLVVHTRRYDDRSHTITRVLVYEKDEEGEFASRIEAERGTWDPDQREWVLQRVRRYIRDEEGNLKEESFEKLRTDLGEIQPEDFLQTRHSIDKMTLAEAGRWIQTLKRAGLPYREALTDYYKRISFAFTSFIVALLATSVAGRFKANALLLSLLLSLSIGVSYYVFQMVTTLFAKLGYLPPVVGAWLPVLVFFSGSILFFKYIART; from the coding sequence ATGAGGGTCATCACACGCTTCGCTCTCTCCTGGTTTCTCCCTCTCTTTCTCGCGGCACTCCTCAGCTTCGTGACCATCCTCGAACTCATAGACCTCTTCACCAATCTGGTGGCCTACATAGATGCCGATCTCACCACGTTCCAGATCCTCCACCTGCAGCTCCTCTACCTTCCCAAGTGCGTCACCTACAGTCTGCCCATCGCCACCCTCTTCGCCGTCGCCTTTTCCCTGGGATCGCTGCATGCGAGTAACGAGCTCATCGCCCTCTTTGGAGCAGGGATCTCGCTCTATCGCTTCGTCCTTCCCTTCGTGGTGTGCGGTCTCCTCTTCAGCGGCGCCTACTTCTTCATCGAGGAGCTCCTTGCCATTCCCTCCCTCACACAGAAACAGGAACTCATGGCCATCCTCATGGGCCGGACCTCTCCCACTCAAGTGGTGAACGTCACCCTGGTGGGTGAGGAGAATCGGCTTGTGGTGCACACCCGCCGGTACGACGATCGATCGCATACCATCACCCGCGTGCTCGTATACGAGAAGGACGAAGAAGGAGAGTTCGCCTCCCGGATAGAGGCAGAACGCGGCACATGGGATCCCGACCAACGGGAATGGGTGCTGCAGCGGGTCCGACGGTATATCCGAGACGAAGAAGGAAACCTGAAAGAAGAATCATTCGAGAAGCTTCGAACGGATCTGGGCGAGATTCAGCCGGAGGACTTCCTCCAGACCCGTCATTCCATAGACAAGATGACCTTGGCAGAAGCGGGGAGATGGATACAGACCCTCAAACGGGCAGGACTCCCCTACAGGGAGGCCCTCACCGATTACTACAAACGCATTTCCTTCGCCTTCACCTCCTTCATCGTGGCCCTTCTCGCCACATCGGTCGCGGGACGCTTCAAAGCCAATGCCCTGCTCCTGAGCCTTCTGCTCAGCCTCTCCATCGGGGTATCGTATTACGTGTTCCAAATGGTGACAACGCTCTTTGCAAAACTCGGGTATCTTCCTCCGGTCGTGGGGGCGTGGCTTCCAGTCCTCGTCTTCTTCTCCGGGAGCATCCTTTTCTTCAAATACATTGCGAGAACATAA
- a CDS encoding LptF/LptG family permease, with protein sequence MTRRSYLTLYRYVGEEIALSFVISFLFFFVIFLINQFLLMAEQILSKRAPLFDVILLIIYALPSIVAISVPFASLAAALMSITRLSSDNEFLAFQAGGISLVHAFLPMVVFSLLLSSVSFVANDYFLPLGTLNFAKLYRQILYTTPEIELESYAIKEYQNTILIPGKVNQSHIDDLLIIEETEEGTRILQAREGDIVPGRNEKTALALELHDVFLSLVKREGDYEYSSAETLTYTILVKDINIALRNPGPREMSSVDVYRVMKEREQVLEQKRRSHEKERDDLRRSVSRLYLTTLSLSNESIRSRFLGSLRSSLQRLRQKERITIEDRTLQIYTLEFHKKFSIPFSCIPFVLLAIAIGLFNLKGGRAAGFGIGIFLSILYWGMLVAGQMLGLRTSFSPSLAMWLPNILITLVALTLFLVRKVRR encoded by the coding sequence ATGACACGGAGAAGTTATCTTACCCTGTACCGATATGTTGGAGAGGAGATTGCACTTTCATTTGTGATCTCCTTCCTTTTTTTCTTTGTCATCTTCCTCATCAACCAGTTCCTCCTCATGGCTGAACAGATCCTGTCGAAACGGGCTCCTCTCTTCGATGTGATCCTCCTCATCATCTATGCGCTTCCCTCGATCGTCGCCATATCCGTACCTTTTGCTTCGCTTGCCGCTGCACTCATGAGTATCACCCGGCTCAGCTCCGACAACGAATTCCTCGCCTTCCAGGCGGGTGGGATCTCCCTCGTCCATGCCTTTCTTCCTATGGTCGTATTCAGCCTTCTGCTCTCCTCGGTGTCCTTCGTCGCCAACGACTATTTCCTTCCACTCGGCACCCTCAACTTCGCGAAACTCTATCGCCAGATCCTCTACACCACTCCTGAGATCGAACTCGAATCGTATGCCATCAAGGAGTACCAGAATACCATCCTCATCCCGGGGAAGGTGAACCAATCCCACATCGACGATCTGCTGATCATAGAGGAGACGGAAGAGGGAACGAGAATCCTTCAGGCTCGCGAAGGAGACATAGTTCCGGGAAGGAATGAGAAAACAGCCCTTGCTCTGGAACTCCACGACGTGTTTCTCTCGCTCGTGAAGAGGGAAGGGGATTACGAGTACAGTTCCGCGGAAACACTTACGTATACGATCCTCGTAAAGGACATCAACATAGCCCTCAGGAATCCGGGGCCGAGAGAGATGTCCTCAGTGGATGTCTATCGCGTAATGAAGGAACGAGAGCAGGTGCTCGAGCAGAAACGCAGGTCTCACGAGAAGGAGCGTGATGATTTGCGTCGTAGTGTGAGCCGTCTCTATCTGACCACCCTCTCCCTGTCGAACGAATCGATCCGGAGCCGCTTCCTGGGGAGCCTTCGCTCGTCGCTTCAACGTCTCAGACAGAAAGAACGGATCACGATCGAGGACAGGACCCTCCAGATCTATACGCTCGAATTCCACAAGAAGTTCTCCATCCCGTTCTCCTGTATACCTTTCGTGCTGCTCGCCATCGCGATCGGACTCTTCAACCTCAAGGGTGGGAGAGCAGCCGGCTTCGGTATAGGGATCTTCCTCTCCATCCTGTACTGGGGGATGCTCGTGGCGGGACAGATGCTGGGACTCAGGACGTCCTTCTCTCCTTCGCTGGCGATGTGGCTTCCCAATATCCTCATAACTCTCGTGGCGCTCACGCTCTTTCTTGTCAGGAAGGTTCGACGATGA
- the pnp gene encoding polyribonucleotide nucleotidyltransferase: MEHSVTIDVGGRELVLTTGKMARQANGAVFAQYGGTCVLATACCGSDVKEDLDFIPLSVDYNEKYYAAGKIPGGFFKREGRPREKEILVSRLIDRPMRPLFSKAFKREIQIIPTTVSADQINTPDVVAIVAASAAVTVSDIPFDGPVGAVRVGLVDGTFVINPTLEQLEASALDIVVAGTLEGITMVEGGAKEVSEDTLVEAIEIARGAIVSLCKAQLELRERAGKEKLPLLEEESFPLKDEVIAYARPRLEEACFVKGKLERAKAIKKTREEVRTYFGERIPDEQERAFNAVIEELEREIVRSSILERGIRTDGRGPEDIRPITCEIGVLPRTHGSALFTRGETQALAITTLGTVFDEQIMDDLEGDKRENFMLHYNFPPFSVGEVGRLYTGRREIGHGHLAHRALEAVLPSKDDFPYTLRVVSEILESNGSSSMATVCGSTLSLLNAGVPIKKPVAGIAMGLVTDGERTVILSDILGEEDHFGDMDFKVAGTEDGITAFQMDIKIKNIDPATMRKALEQARRGRLHILGIMNQAISEPRPELSQYAPRIIKFAVDPEKIGLIIGSAGKTIRQISESFDVTINIDDDGSIVIYSKQKENAEQAKAYIDKMLEEPEVGKVYTGKVKRIVDFGAFIEFLPGREGLCHISQMSVDRIGSPHDVVKLNQEVPVRILEIDRLGRVNLTMLIDESKAKEKAQSYSRRPPRTRRR; the protein is encoded by the coding sequence ATGGAACATTCAGTGACAATAGACGTAGGAGGACGGGAACTCGTTCTCACGACAGGAAAGATGGCCCGTCAAGCAAATGGAGCGGTCTTCGCCCAGTACGGAGGCACGTGCGTCCTCGCAACTGCCTGTTGCGGGAGCGATGTGAAGGAAGACCTCGATTTCATCCCCCTCTCTGTGGATTACAACGAAAAATACTACGCTGCAGGCAAGATCCCCGGAGGATTTTTCAAGCGGGAAGGGCGTCCACGGGAGAAGGAGATCCTCGTTTCGCGTCTCATCGACAGGCCGATGAGACCCCTCTTCTCGAAGGCGTTCAAGAGGGAGATCCAGATCATCCCCACCACGGTATCCGCTGATCAGATCAACACGCCCGATGTGGTGGCGATCGTGGCGGCCTCTGCTGCCGTCACCGTCTCCGACATCCCCTTCGATGGGCCGGTGGGGGCGGTGAGAGTGGGGCTCGTAGACGGCACGTTCGTCATCAACCCCACCCTGGAGCAGCTGGAGGCCTCGGCTCTCGATATCGTAGTGGCGGGAACCCTGGAAGGCATCACCATGGTGGAAGGCGGGGCGAAAGAGGTCTCCGAGGACACCTTGGTGGAGGCGATCGAAATCGCCCGTGGCGCTATCGTTTCGCTCTGCAAGGCGCAGCTGGAGCTTCGCGAACGCGCAGGCAAGGAAAAGCTTCCCCTCCTGGAAGAGGAGAGCTTCCCGCTCAAGGATGAAGTGATAGCATACGCCCGTCCCCGACTCGAAGAGGCATGCTTCGTCAAGGGAAAACTCGAACGGGCAAAGGCCATAAAGAAGACGCGGGAAGAGGTCAGAACCTACTTCGGAGAACGGATTCCCGATGAGCAGGAACGTGCCTTTAATGCGGTGATCGAAGAGCTCGAACGGGAGATCGTACGTTCCTCGATTCTGGAACGGGGGATCCGGACGGACGGAAGGGGACCGGAGGACATACGCCCCATCACCTGTGAGATCGGTGTCCTTCCTCGAACGCATGGATCCGCTCTCTTCACGAGAGGCGAGACCCAGGCCCTCGCGATCACCACACTGGGGACCGTGTTCGACGAGCAGATAATGGACGATCTCGAAGGCGACAAACGGGAAAACTTCATGCTCCACTACAACTTCCCCCCCTTCTCGGTAGGTGAGGTGGGGAGGCTCTACACGGGCCGACGTGAGATAGGCCACGGTCATCTCGCACATCGGGCGTTGGAAGCTGTGCTCCCCTCGAAAGACGACTTCCCCTATACTCTCCGCGTGGTCTCGGAGATCCTCGAATCGAACGGCTCTTCCTCGATGGCGACGGTCTGTGGAAGCACCCTCTCCCTGCTCAATGCAGGGGTCCCCATCAAGAAACCCGTGGCCGGGATCGCGATGGGACTGGTGACGGACGGAGAGCGCACGGTGATCCTTTCCGACATCCTGGGCGAAGAGGATCATTTCGGTGACATGGACTTCAAGGTGGCCGGTACGGAAGACGGTATCACGGCCTTCCAGATGGACATAAAGATCAAGAACATAGATCCGGCCACGATGCGGAAGGCCCTCGAGCAAGCCCGTAGGGGAAGGCTCCACATACTCGGGATCATGAATCAGGCCATCTCCGAACCGCGCCCGGAACTCTCCCAGTATGCTCCCCGAATCATCAAGTTCGCCGTCGATCCCGAGAAGATAGGCCTCATCATCGGCTCCGCCGGTAAGACGATCAGGCAGATCTCGGAGAGTTTCGATGTGACCATCAACATCGACGATGATGGGAGCATCGTCATCTACAGCAAACAGAAGGAGAACGCCGAGCAGGCGAAGGCCTACATCGACAAGATGCTTGAGGAACCAGAGGTGGGAAAGGTCTACACGGGGAAAGTGAAACGGATCGTGGATTTCGGAGCATTCATAGAATTCCTGCCGGGCAGGGAAGGCCTCTGTCATATCTCCCAGATGTCGGTCGATCGGATCGGATCGCCCCACGATGTGGTGAAGCTGAATCAGGAGGTCCCCGTGAGGATCCTCGAGATAGATCGATTGGGGAGGGTGAATCTCACCATGCTCATAGACGAGAGCAAGGCGAAGGAGAAGGCGCAGAGCTACTCCCGGAGACCGCCCCGGACTCGTCGCAGGTAG
- the rpsO gene encoding 30S ribosomal protein S15, protein MALTKERKQEIIREFGGSEKNTGTVEAQVALLTERINLLTEHLKVHKKDFSTRRGLLKLVGQRTALLRYLQKEDLNRYRELIKRLGLRK, encoded by the coding sequence ATGGCACTTACCAAAGAAAGAAAGCAGGAAATAATACGGGAGTTCGGTGGTTCTGAGAAGAACACCGGAACCGTGGAGGCCCAGGTTGCCCTCCTCACCGAGCGGATCAACCTGCTTACCGAGCACCTCAAGGTGCACAAGAAGGATTTCAGTACGCGCCGAGGGCTCCTCAAGCTTGTGGGGCAGAGGACCGCGCTGTTGCGTTACCTTCAGAAAGAGGATCTCAATCGCTATCGAGAACTCATCAAGAGACTAGGTCTGAGGAAATAG
- a CDS encoding FAD synthetase family protein: MCASVDRLTWAEFLSLPRNPEDSAVTIGVFDGVHLGHQELLETLLSSSLHPLVITFDKNPEELFSPDKRYERLTSLRQKVSRIREMGIPDVLVIDFSRDFSTIEGREFLERVIDVTRMKRLLVGKDFRCGRGGAVGIAEAEELCARRGVELVVMEDVTQNGTRVSSTEIRKRILEGELDAAEQMLGRPHTLDLRGLVGEGRGTLCIPRWKIPQILPPPGEYAGRGTGGEPLRISIHPSEIWISPLDERDSSSLEVMILHKQGE, from the coding sequence ATGTGTGCTTCCGTAGACAGGCTCACGTGGGCTGAGTTTCTCTCCCTTCCTCGGAATCCGGAAGACTCCGCAGTGACCATAGGAGTGTTTGACGGTGTACACCTAGGGCATCAGGAACTCCTCGAAACGCTCCTCTCATCCTCGCTCCACCCCCTCGTGATCACCTTCGACAAGAATCCGGAGGAACTCTTTTCACCCGACAAGCGCTACGAACGTCTCACTTCCCTTCGACAGAAAGTCTCGAGGATACGTGAGATGGGAATACCCGATGTACTCGTTATTGACTTTTCCCGTGATTTTAGTACAATCGAAGGACGGGAGTTTCTCGAGCGTGTGATCGATGTCACACGTATGAAAAGACTTCTCGTCGGAAAGGATTTCAGGTGCGGGAGGGGAGGAGCCGTTGGGATAGCAGAAGCGGAGGAGCTATGCGCGAGGAGGGGAGTAGAGCTCGTGGTGATGGAGGACGTGACACAGAATGGTACACGCGTGAGCAGTACCGAGATCAGAAAGAGGATTCTCGAAGGGGAACTCGACGCTGCGGAACAGATGCTGGGACGACCCCATACGCTCGATCTCCGGGGGCTCGTGGGGGAGGGGAGAGGAACCCTTTGTATTCCCAGATGGAAGATTCCTCAGATCCTTCCGCCCCCAGGGGAGTATGCCGGAAGGGGTACGGGAGGAGAGCCCCTTCGTATCTCGATACATCCTTCCGAGATCTGGATCAGCCCCCTCGACGAGAGGGATTCCTCCTCTCTGGAGGTGATGATACTACATAAACAAGGAGAATAG
- the truB gene encoding tRNA pseudouridine(55) synthase TruB, with protein sequence MNGILLCHKPPGIRSFEVVERVRRRLGGVRTGHTGTLDRFAQGLLILLTGRCTRLTPIFHSLSKEYEAVIEFGKETDTLDPEGRIIQVGPVPEEKALRETLGRFLGTYEQIPPAYSALRVGGRRAHDLARRGEEPDLAPRRVEIYALSLLEWRPPYATVRVSCSGGTYIRALARDIGSSLGTCAYVTELKRTAIGPIPSDGAVHPDKVTGEDVLTPEAFLNAYPETAPPLTVKPSHERGIAHGIPLSDHMWDTPPEAQGYYTVVTRDGRVLAFIEKAEERYRYICVLP encoded by the coding sequence ATGAACGGAATACTCCTCTGTCATAAACCTCCCGGTATACGGTCCTTCGAAGTGGTGGAACGAGTGCGCAGGCGTCTCGGGGGCGTTCGTACCGGTCATACCGGCACCCTCGACCGTTTCGCCCAAGGGCTTCTCATCCTGCTCACGGGTCGATGCACCCGACTCACACCGATATTCCATTCACTATCCAAGGAATACGAAGCCGTCATCGAATTCGGCAAGGAGACCGACACCCTCGACCCCGAAGGCAGGATCATTCAGGTGGGCCCTGTTCCCGAAGAAAAGGCGCTCAGGGAGACGCTCGGAAGATTCCTCGGGACATACGAACAGATTCCTCCCGCCTATTCGGCCCTGCGGGTGGGAGGGCGTCGGGCACACGACCTGGCGAGAAGGGGGGAGGAGCCGGATCTGGCCCCCAGACGTGTGGAAATATACGCACTTTCCCTCCTCGAATGGAGGCCTCCCTATGCGACCGTACGGGTCTCCTGCTCCGGAGGAACCTACATACGGGCTCTCGCCCGCGACATCGGATCCAGCCTCGGGACCTGTGCCTATGTGACCGAACTGAAACGCACTGCGATCGGTCCGATTCCATCCGACGGCGCGGTTCATCCCGACAAGGTTACCGGCGAGGATGTGCTCACCCCGGAAGCGTTCCTGAACGCATATCCCGAAACAGCCCCCCCTTTGACAGTCAAACCTTCTCATGAGAGGGGAATAGCCCATGGAATCCCTCTTTCGGACCATATGTGGGACACCCCTCCAGAGGCACAAGGGTACTACACCGTGGTGACTCGAGATGGCAGGGTTCTGGCCTTCATCGAAAAGGCGGAAGAGAGGTATCGCTACATATGTGTGCTTCCGTAG
- the rbfA gene encoding 30S ribosome-binding factor RbfA has translation MKEERLTRLAHLIQEELARLLVSGELKDPRIHCSLSINHVKLSKDFSFAKVYVSSYDPNLPVEEGVEALNHAAGFIRTVFAKKLTTRTVPRFRFLPDSSIKEGFEISKKIEALFPSDASSPPQGGDES, from the coding sequence GTGAAAGAGGAACGACTGACACGACTTGCACATCTCATACAGGAAGAACTCGCCCGCCTGCTCGTCTCGGGAGAGCTCAAGGATCCGCGCATCCACTGCTCTCTATCGATAAATCACGTCAAGCTCTCGAAGGATTTCTCGTTCGCGAAGGTCTACGTCTCCAGCTACGATCCCAACCTTCCGGTCGAAGAGGGCGTGGAAGCGCTCAATCATGCGGCGGGTTTCATCCGCACCGTCTTTGCAAAGAAACTCACCACCAGGACAGTGCCCAGGTTCCGCTTCCTTCCGGATTCCTCGATCAAGGAAGGATTCGAGATTTCCAAAAAGATCGAAGCCCTCTTCCCCTCGGACGCCTCATCTCCCCCGCAGGGGGGCGATGAGAGCTGA